From Psychroflexus torquis ATCC 700755, the proteins below share one genomic window:
- a CDS encoding ATP-dependent helicase translates to MQDYIKQLNEAQREAVLQKDGPMIVIAGAGSGKTRVLTYRIAYLMSEGVDSFNILALTFTNKAAKEMKNRISKIVGAEAKNLWMGTFHSVFAKILRFEGGKLGFPSNFTIYDSNDSQQLIRSIIKEKNLDKDIYKYKQILSRISSFKNSLITVNAYLKNPELQEADAMAKRPRLGEIYQEYVDRCFKSGAMDFDDLLLRTNELLTRFPEVLAKYQQKFKYILVDEYQDTNHSQYLIVRALSDRYQNICVVGDDAQSIYGFRGANINNILNFQKDYSDVKSFRLEQNYRSTKNIVDAANSIIEKNKTKLDKVVWTENLEGSKIHVNRLVNDAEEGRFVANSVTEKCMQEGAKNGEFAVLYRTNAQSRSIEDALRRKDIPYRIYGGLSFYQRKEVKDIIAYLRLIVNPKDEEALKRVINNPSRGIGQTTIDKLILAANHYKRTIFEIIENINKLDLSINKGTKTKLVNFVNMIKSFKVQNDSLNAFQITEIVSKKTGLLQEFKKDGTPEGIARIENIEELLNGISDFVEGQKELVDAKGSLTEFLEDIALATSLDKETADEDRVALMTIHLAKGLEFPYVFIVGLEEDLFPSAMSLSTRSELEEERRLFYVALTRAEKEAYLTYVVSRYRWGKLIDAEPSRFIEEIDEKYLDYMIPKDDYRYKPLIDKDIFDEVDKSKLRQTKPENGTPPPSHKPTEQQLKRLRKIKPEGDSTPTQKAKPIQLDVGQMVEHTRFGKGEVLNVEGAGMDKKAEIKFENGGVKNLILKFAKLKILS, encoded by the coding sequence TTGCAAGATTATATTAAACAACTTAATGAAGCTCAACGCGAAGCTGTTTTACAGAAGGACGGACCAATGATTGTGATCGCGGGAGCAGGTTCTGGCAAAACAAGAGTGTTAACCTATAGAATTGCTTATTTGATGAGTGAGGGTGTAGACTCTTTCAATATCCTTGCCTTAACATTTACCAACAAGGCAGCTAAGGAGATGAAGAATAGAATATCTAAAATTGTTGGAGCAGAAGCCAAAAATTTATGGATGGGAACTTTTCACTCCGTATTTGCTAAAATATTGAGGTTTGAAGGGGGTAAACTCGGTTTTCCTTCCAACTTTACGATATACGATTCCAACGATTCCCAACAATTGATTAGATCTATTATTAAAGAAAAAAATCTTGATAAGGACATCTATAAATACAAACAAATCTTATCGAGAATCTCTTCTTTTAAAAACAGTTTGATCACGGTAAATGCCTATTTAAAAAACCCTGAATTACAAGAAGCAGATGCAATGGCTAAGCGACCTAGACTAGGAGAAATCTATCAAGAATATGTGGATCGTTGTTTCAAGTCTGGAGCTATGGATTTTGATGATTTATTGTTGAGAACCAATGAGCTTCTCACTCGGTTTCCCGAGGTATTGGCTAAGTACCAACAAAAATTTAAATACATCTTAGTAGACGAGTATCAAGATACGAATCACTCTCAATATCTAATCGTAAGAGCTTTAAGTGATAGGTATCAAAATATATGTGTGGTGGGAGACGATGCACAAAGTATCTATGGCTTCCGTGGAGCCAACATCAATAATATTTTAAATTTCCAAAAAGATTATAGCGATGTAAAATCTTTTAGACTAGAGCAAAACTATAGGTCTACTAAAAACATCGTTGATGCTGCCAATTCCATTATTGAAAAAAACAAAACCAAGCTCGACAAAGTGGTATGGACGGAAAACCTTGAGGGTTCTAAAATTCATGTAAATCGGCTGGTGAATGATGCTGAAGAAGGCCGGTTTGTTGCCAACTCTGTTACAGAGAAGTGCATGCAAGAAGGTGCCAAAAATGGAGAATTTGCTGTATTGTACCGTACAAATGCCCAGAGTAGATCTATTGAGGATGCCCTAAGACGCAAGGATATCCCCTACCGTATTTATGGCGGTCTATCCTTTTATCAAAGAAAAGAAGTCAAAGATATTATAGCTTATTTAAGGTTGATTGTAAATCCAAAAGATGAGGAAGCTCTAAAAAGGGTTATTAACAATCCCTCAAGAGGCATAGGTCAGACTACGATTGACAAACTGATACTGGCGGCCAATCATTATAAAAGGACAATTTTTGAAATTATCGAAAATATAAATAAACTCGACTTAAGTATTAATAAAGGCACTAAGACAAAATTGGTGAACTTTGTTAATATGATCAAGAGTTTTAAAGTTCAGAATGACTCCTTGAATGCTTTTCAAATTACAGAAATTGTATCCAAAAAGACAGGACTTCTCCAGGAGTTTAAAAAAGATGGCACCCCAGAAGGAATTGCTAGAATAGAGAATATTGAAGAGCTACTTAATGGTATTAGCGATTTTGTAGAAGGCCAAAAAGAACTGGTGGATGCTAAGGGATCGCTTACAGAATTTTTGGAAGATATCGCTTTAGCGACATCATTAGACAAAGAAACAGCCGATGAAGATCGCGTTGCTTTGATGACGATTCACTTGGCCAAAGGACTTGAGTTTCCTTACGTCTTCATAGTAGGCCTTGAGGAAGATTTATTCCCTTCTGCTATGAGCCTGAGTACTAGATCTGAACTTGAAGAAGAGCGACGATTGTTTTATGTAGCCTTGACTAGAGCAGAAAAAGAAGCTTACCTTACCTATGTTGTTTCAAGATACCGCTGGGGGAAATTGATTGATGCTGAACCAAGTCGGTTTATCGAAGAAATCGATGAGAAGTATCTAGACTATATGATTCCAAAAGACGATTATAGATACAAACCTCTTATCGACAAAGATATATTTGACGAAGTAGATAAATCCAAGTTAAGGCAAACTAAACCAGAAAACGGGACCCCTCCTCCAAGTCATAAACCAACCGAACAGCAACTAAAACGACTTAGAAAGATTAAACCAGAAGGAGACTCTACTCCTACCCAAAAAGCAAAACCTATACAGTTGGATGTGGGTCAAATGGTAGAGCATACTCGATTTGGTAAAGGAGAGGTCCTAAATGTGGAAGGAGCGGGGATGGATAAGAAAGCAGAGATTAAGTTTGAAAATGGAGGTGTGAAAAATCTAATTCTGAAATTTGCAAAATTGAAAATACTCTCTTAG